The Pan paniscus chromosome 1, NHGRI_mPanPan1-v2.0_pri, whole genome shotgun sequence genome has a segment encoding these proteins:
- the LOC100970928 gene encoding 10 kDa heat shock protein, mitochondrial-like, producing MTIKTRERSTSLRRRESWQEGQAFRKFLPLFNQVLVERSTAETVTKGGIMLQGKVLQATVVAVGSCSKGKGGEIQPVRVKVEDKVLLPEYGGTKVVLDDKDYFLFRDGDILGKYVD from the coding sequence ATGACTATAAAAACAAGAGAGCGAAGTACGAGTCTGAGGCGGAGGGAGTCATGGCAGGAAGGACAAGCGTTTAGAAAGTTTCTTCCACTCTTTAACCAAGTATTGGTTGAAAGGAGTACTGCTGAAACTGTAACCAAAGGAGGCATTATGCTTCAAGGAAAAGTATTGCAAGCAACAGTAGTCGCTGTTGGATCGTGTTCTAAAGGAAAGGGTGGAGAGATTCAACCAGTTAGAGTGAAAGTTGAAGATAAAGTTCTTCTCCCAGAATATGGAGGCACCAAAGTAGTTCTAGATGACAAGGATTATTTCCTGTTTAGAGATGGTGACATTCTTGGAAAGTACGTAGACTGA